The following proteins are encoded in a genomic region of Paralichthys olivaceus isolate ysfri-2021 chromosome 23, ASM2471397v2, whole genome shotgun sequence:
- the shank3b gene encoding SH3 and multiple ankyrin repeat domains protein 3 isoform X2, whose product MPLSPAADTKHDRPRQQAVTNGNPTGSAVARDDDADDTSPGNSIVVRIGIPDLQQTKCLRLDPELPVWTSKQRVLVTLTQSLSDVLNYGLFQPAFNGRAGKFLDEERLLKEYPLPPITPIPYLEFRYKRRIYTQSYVDDKQLAKLHTKANLKRFMEHVHQKNVEKVSKWLEKGLDPNFHDSDTGECPLTLAVQLEESCELIKVLRSGGAHLDFRTRDGITALHRAVLCRNSAALTTLLDLGASPDYKDSRGLTPLYHSAMVGGAPYCCELLLQDHATIGMTDENGWQEIHQACRYGNVQHLEHLLFYGADMSSQNASGNTALHLCALYNQDSCARVLLFRGANKDIKNYNNQTAFQVAIIAGNFDLAEIIKIHKTSDVVPFRETPSYTKRRRVGVTRTSAGNGLSSPRSLIRSASDNALESPASSPGPSLQSLETHHDTHTHSLRRHTRRLSPSGGGHVETSPPPSPPPTPQMRKRRLYSAVPGRTFIATRSHVPQGPGEIQLHRGERVKVLSIGEGGFWEGSVKGRTGWFPADCVEEVQMRQYDPRLETREDRTKRLFRHYTVGSYDNYTSYSDYVIEEKAAVLQKRESEGFGFVLRGAKAETPIEEFAPTPAFPALQYLESVDQGGVAWRAGLRTGDFLIEVNGTDVVKVGHRQVVSLIRQGGSRLLMKVVSVSRKSESNVIRKKAPPPPKRAPSTSLTLRSKSMTADLEDIARRRRFEKLDEMLASSQQEVVLRARPADDFRAATVKQRPTSRRITQAEINSLFERQGLVPPTAPEKSTMALPRGMSRTKSFGTPEDDRISALINESRFPRSSSLTDSFIPPPPQTAPPPPPAASSTSPLFLLDSGPPPSFLPPPPPARGEGLTRSSFKPGAEPRLQELSDSPSRSHAHAERQRKARSMIILQDTPPPLQPDAHAVATPHTLHTATHTATHTLHTATHTSTLSLHSTSPALGHSPLSRRRGRPIENPYANVGQQAPPTKPQRRKSPLLKQLPVEEQGLGIKDYDSSKSDGGGPGSPSRAELYQQQVLSERARVQGRRSSLFLSVEGAGSENQVPPLLTQSHSMDDLGELPPPAPVLSPSPTPHTFLHPLTGKPLDPSSPLALALAARERALTARTPSPEPRTKHASASTTPIPTPAASPEGRHKRTPIATPQSSPEPRSKRTTPQTSPEQRTKRTTPQTSPELRHKRITPPLFPDGQVERPETEGGVTSPAGPSPERWRPSPLPPLANESHSALIDRRRSLTVGSSEEEGGAYTVTLPPALLSSSDEETREELRRIGLVTPPPAFGGPTAPPPPSSLTLLPRRGGEGGGEGGPDSLGRRGDEEEGGDERLHDSSSPSSLPPSITLASPPAPASPSSPPAAHPSSSPVATSPSGLKPRLRSPIGRGRSALRDPLLKQSSDSELLPSTASSSPSSPLCSSPTSGRQPRYLFQRRSKLWGGGDDRGDERRGLSPEEGGGRPAALGGQGSGSAVDLTSRSASALELSGRAGSGLDLANRLQLLNKDSHSLGEEPSPLDPGRRSPVGGARCVDRGESKSLFSSLGELHTISQRGYGASYTVRPGSRYPVTRRSPSPSPSPSDRSIGLTSSSTPCSERPDLSSGRALTILKSSSLSLPSEPKEVRFVMRSASARTRSRSPSPSPHASPCPSPVLSGPLLALRPWRQRPLNLWNKYDVGDWLESVGLAEHRQRFQEHEIEGSHLPALTKEDYVELGVTRLGHRINIERALRQLLDGST is encoded by the exons ATGCCTCTGAGTCCGGCTGCTGACACCAAACATGATCGCCCGCGGCAACAGGCGGTTACTAACGGCAACCCGACAGGCTCTGCTGTTGCCAGGGACGACGACGCGGATGACACGTCCCCTGGAAACAGCATTGTCGTCCGCATTGGCATCCCGGACCTGCAGCAGacg AAGTGTTTGCGGTTGGACCCAGAGTTACCAGTTTGGACCAGTAAGCAGAGGGTTCTGGTGACGTTGACTCAGTCTCTGTCGGATGTTTTGAACTATGGTCTCTTCCAGCCGGCGTTCAACGGCCGAGCCGGAAAGTTTCTGGACGAGGAGCGGCTGCTGAAGGAGTACCCTCTGCCCCCCATCACCCCCATCCCCTACCTGGAG TTTCGTTATAAGAGGAGAATTTACACACAGAGCTACGTGGACGATAAACAGCTGGCCAAGTTACACaccaag GCCAATCTGAAGCGTTTCATGGAACATGTTCATCAGAAGAACGTGGAGAAAGTTTCCAAATGGCTGGAAAAAGGCCTGGACCCAAACTTCCACGACTCCGACACGGGGG AGTGTCCTCTGACGCTGGCcgtgcagctggaggagagttGCGAGCTGATTAAAGTCCTTCGCAGTGGTGGAGCTCATCTGGACTTCAGGACCAGGGACGGGATCACCGCTCTGCACCGAGCCGTGCTCTGCAGGAACAGCGCCGCTCTCACT ACGCTGCTCGACCTCGGGGCGTCTCCGGACTACAAGGACAGCAGAGGTCTCACTCCGCTCTACCACTCTGCCATGGTGGGGGGCGCCCCCTACTGCTGCGAGCTGCTACTGCAGGACCATGCCACCATTG gGATGACTGATGAGAACGGGTGGCAGGAAATCCaccag GCATGTCGCTATGGTAATGTGCAGCACTTGGAGCACCTGCTGTTCTATGGCGCTGACATGAGTTCCCAGAATGCATCAGGAAACACCGCACTGCATCTCTGTGCGCTCTACAACCAG GACAGTTGTGCCCGAGTGCTGCTGTTCAGAGGAGCAAACAAGGACATCAAGAACTACAACAACCAGACTGCCTTTCAG gtggcgATCATCGCTGGGAACTTTGATTTGGCAGAAATCATTAAAATCCACAAAACCTCTGATGTTG TACCCTTCAGAGAAACTCCCTCCTACACCAAACGCCGCAGAGTCGGCGTGACCAGGACGTCGGCGGGAAACGGTCTCTCGTCTCCACGTTCTCTGATTCGCTCAGCCAGTGATAACGCTCTTGAAAGCCCCGCCTCCTCTCCTGGCCCCTCCCTCCAAAGCCTGGAGACTCACCacgacacgcacacacactcgctgcGACGTCACACACGGCGACTCAG cccGAGCGGCGGAGGTCATGTCGAGACCagtccccccccctcccctcccccgaCCCCccagatgaggaagaggaggctgtaCAGCGCCGTACCGGGACGCACCTTCATCGCCACCCGCTCCCACGTCCCCCAGGGGCCTGGCGAGATCCAACTGCACCGAGGGGAGAGGGTGAAAG TTCTGTCTATAGGTGAGGGGGGATTCTGGGAAGGCAGCGTTAAAGGGAGAACTGGTTGGTTTCCTGCTGACTGTGTTGAAGAAGTTCAGATGAGACAATACGACCCCAGACTGG agACGAGGGAGGACCGCACCAAGAGACTGTTCAGACATTATACTGTAGGATCCTACGACAACTATACCTCCTACAG TGACTACGTGATCGAGGAGAAGGCGGCTGTGctacagaagagagagagcgagggattCGGCTTCGTCCTCAGAGGAGCTAAAG CTGAGACGCCGATCGAGGAGTTCGCCCCGACGCCAGCGTTTCCTGCTCTTCAGTACCTGGAGTCAGTCGACCAGGGGGGCGTGGCTTGGAGGGCGGGGCTACGGACTGGAGACTTTCTCATCGAG gtgaacgGTACAGACGTGGTGAAGGTGGGTCACCGTCAGGTCGTCTCTCTGATCCGACAGGGAGGAAGTCGCCTGCTGATGAaagttgtgtctgtgtccaggAAATCAGAATCCAACGTCATCAGGAAGAAAG CTCCACCCCCTCCAAAACGAGCCCCCAGCACCTCGCTAACGCTCCGATCCAAGTCTATGACCGCTGACCTGGAGGACatag CCAGAAGGAGACGCTTCG AGAAACTGGATGAGATGTTGGCCAGCAGTCAGCAGGAAGTCGTTCTGAGGGCACGACCTGCGGACGACTTCAGAGCGGCAACGGTCAAACAGCGGCCGACCAGCCGACGGATCACACAGGCCGAGATTAAT tctctGTTTGAGCGTCAGGGTCTGGTTCCCCCCACAGCCCCAGAGAAGAGCACCATGGCTTTACCCAGAGGAATGTCCAGAACCAAGAGCTTCG GCACACCCGAGGACGACAGGATCTCAGCCCTGATCAATGAGAGTCGGTTTCCGCGGAGCTCCTCGCTGACGGACAGcttcatccctcctcctcctcagacagctcctcctcctcctcccgcggcctcctccacctccccactCTTCCTCCTCGACTCTGGAcctcccccctccttcctcccccctcctcccccggcCCGGGGGGAGGGGCTGACCCGCTCCAGCTTCAAGCCAGGGGCGGAGCCGAGGCTGCAGGAGCTCTCTGATTCTCCGTCGAGGAGCCACGCCCACGCAGAGCGTCAGAGGAAAGCGAGGTCCATGATCATCCTCCAGGACACGCCCCCGCCGCTGCAGCCTGATGCACATGCGGTTGCCACCCCGCACACGCTgcacactgccacacacaccgCCACACACACGCTTCACACCGCCACACACACCTCCACGCTCTCTCTCCACAGCACCAGCCCTGCCCTCGGCCACTCACCGCTGTCACGCCGCCGGGGTCGACCAATAGAAAACCCTTATGCTAACGTGGGACAGCAGGCTCCACCCACCAAACCGCAGAGGAGGAAGTCACCTTTGTTGAAACAACTTCCTGTAGAGGAGCAGG GACTTGGGATCAAAGATTATGATTCATCCAAGTCAGATGGCGGAGGGCCTGGCAGCCCCAGCAGGGCGGAGTTGTACCAGCAGCAGGTTCTTTCAGAGCGCGCTCGGGTACAGGGCCGCCGGTcgtctctcttcctgtctgttgAGGGGGCGGGGTCTGAAAACCAGGTGCCGCCCCTGCTGACTCAGAGCCACTCGATGGACGACCTTGGTGAGCTTCCTCCTCCCGCCCCAGTTCTATCGCCTTCACCGACGCCTCACACCTTCCTCCACCCACTGACGGGAAAACCTCTCG aCCCGTCCTCTCCACTCGCCCTGGCTCTTGCTGCACGAGAACGAGCGCTCACTGCCAGAACACCAAGTCCCGAGCCTCGAACTAAACACGCATCTGCGTCCACCACACCCATCCCCACCCCAGCCGCAAGCCCAGAGGGCAGACATAAGCGCACCCCTATCGCCACCCCTCAGAGCAGCCCTGAGCCCCGATCCAAACGCACTACTCCACAGACGAGCCCAGAGCAGCGAACCAAGCGCACTACTCCTCAAACCAGCCCCGAGCTGAGGCATAAACGCATAACCCCGCCTCTGTTCCCTGACGGACAGGTAGAACGtccagagacagagggaggagtaACATCACCTGCTGGCCCATCTCCTGAACGTTGGAGACCCTCCCCCTTGCCACCACTGGCCAATGAGAGtcactctgctctgattgacAGGCGCAGAAGCCTTACAGTGGgcagctcagaggaggagggtggggctTACACAGTGACACTCCCACCAGCATTGTTGTCATCCAGTGATGAGGAAACTAGGGAGGAGCTGCGCAGAATTGGTCTTGTGACTCCTCCCCCTGCCTTTGGCGGTCCtactgctcctcctcccccatcctCTCTTACCCTATTACCAAGGCgaggtggggagggagggggagagggcgGTCCCGACTCCCTGGGTAGACgaggagatgaggaagaagGAGGTGATGAGCGGCTCCATGACAGCTCCTCACCCAGttcactccctccctccattaCCTTGGCCtcccctccagctccagcttccccctcctccccacctGCCGCTCACCCATCTTCCTCACCTGTCGCCACCTCCCCATCAGGCCTGAAGCCTCGTCTTCGTTCACCAATCGGCCGTGGTCGTTCTGCGCTTCGGGACCCGCTGCTGAAGCAATCATCAGACAGCGAGCTTCTCCCCTCTACTGCatcctcctccccttcttcACCGCTCTGTTCCTCCCCCACCAGTGGTCGACAGCCACGCTACCTATTCCAGAGGAGGTCCAAGCTGTGGGGAGGAGGGGATGACCGCGGGGATGAACGCCGGGGCCTCAGCCCGGAGGAAGGAGGAGGCCGTCCAGCAGCCCTgggaggtcaggggtcagggtcGGCTGTGGATCTGACCAGTCGCTCGGCTTCAGCACTGGAGCTGAGTGGCAGAGCGGGTTCTGGACTGGATCTGGCCAATCGGCTACAGCTGCTCAACAAAGACAGTCATTCTCTGGGGGAGGAGCCGAGCCCTCTGGACCCAGGCCGGAGGTCACCAGTAGGAGGTGCCAG ATGTGTCGACAGAGGAGAGAGTAAATC GTTGTTCTCCAGTCTCGGTGAACTCCACACCATCTCCCAGCGAGGATATGGTGCCAGCTACACAGTCCGACCAGGAAGTCGCTACCCTGTGACCCGTCGgagcccctccccctctccttccccctctgATAGGTCGATAGggctcacctcctcctccaccccgtGTTCTGAAAGGCCAGATCTGAGCTCAGGTCGAGCTCTAACCATCCTGAAGTCCTCCAGTCTCAGTCTCCCCTCAGAACCAAAGGAGGTCCGCTTTGTGATGCGAAGTGCCAGCGCAAGAACCAGGTCCCGTTCGCCTTCACCCTCACCCCACGCCTCACCTTGCCCCTCCCCAGTACTCAGTGGCCCCCTGTTGGCCCTTCGGCCATGGAGGCAGCGGCCCCTCAACCTGTGGAATAAGTATGACGTGGGTGACTGGCTGGAGAGCGTGGGTCTAGCCGAACATCGCCAGCGCTTCCAGGAGCACGAGATCGAAGGCTCCCATCTCCCCGCCCTCACCAAAGAGGACTATGTGGAGCTGGGCGTCACCAGACTGGGACACCGGATCAACATTGAGAGGGCACTGAGACAGCTGCTGGATGGTTCCACTTGA
- the shank3b gene encoding SH3 and multiple ankyrin repeat domains protein 3 isoform X3 gives MPLSPAADTKHDRPRQQAVTNGNPTGSAVARDDDADDTSPGNSIVVRIGIPDLQQTKCLRLDPELPVWTSKQRVLVTLTQSLSDVLNYGLFQPAFNGRAGKFLDEERLLKEYPLPPITPIPYLEFRYKRRIYTQSYVDDKQLAKLHTKANLKRFMEHVHQKNVEKVSKWLEKGLDPNFHDSDTGECPLTLAVQLEESCELIKVLRSGGAHLDFRTRDGITALHRAVLCRNSAALTTLLDLGASPDYKDSRGLTPLYHSAMVGGAPYCCELLLQDHATIGMTDENGWQEIHQACRYGNVQHLEHLLFYGADMSSQNASGNTALHLCALYNQDSCARVLLFRGANKDIKNYNNQTAFQVAIIAGNFDLAEIIKIHKTSDVVVPFRETPSYTKRRRVGVTRTSAGNGLSSPRSLIRSASDNALESPASSPGPSLQSLETHHDTHTHSLRRHTRRLSPSGGGHVETSPPPSPPPTPQMRKRRLYSAVPGRTFIATRSHVPQGPGEIQLHRGERVKVLSIGEGGFWEGSVKGRTGWFPADCVEEVQMRQYDPRLETREDRTKRLFRHYTVGSYDNYTSYSDYVIEEKAAVLQKRESEGFGFVLRGAKAETPIEEFAPTPAFPALQYLESVDQGGVAWRAGLRTGDFLIEVNGTDVVKVGHRQVVSLIRQGGSRLLMKVVSVSRKSESNVIRKKAPPPPKRAPSTSLTLRSKSMTADLEDIEKLDEMLASSQQEVVLRARPADDFRAATVKQRPTSRRITQAEINSLFERQGLVPPTAPEKSTMALPRGMSRTKSFGTPEDDRISALINESRFPRSSSLTDSFIPPPPQTAPPPPPAASSTSPLFLLDSGPPPSFLPPPPPARGEGLTRSSFKPGAEPRLQELSDSPSRSHAHAERQRKARSMIILQDTPPPLQPDAHAVATPHTLHTATHTATHTLHTATHTSTLSLHSTSPALGHSPLSRRRGRPIENPYANVGQQAPPTKPQRRKSPLLKQLPVEEQGLGIKDYDSSKSDGGGPGSPSRAELYQQQVLSERARVQGRRSSLFLSVEGAGSENQVPPLLTQSHSMDDLGELPPPAPVLSPSPTPHTFLHPLTGKPLDPSSPLALALAARERALTARTPSPEPRTKHASASTTPIPTPAASPEGRHKRTPIATPQSSPEPRSKRTTPQTSPEQRTKRTTPQTSPELRHKRITPPLFPDGQVERPETEGGVTSPAGPSPERWRPSPLPPLANESHSALIDRRRSLTVGSSEEEGGAYTVTLPPALLSSSDEETREELRRIGLVTPPPAFGGPTAPPPPSSLTLLPRRGGEGGGEGGPDSLGRRGDEEEGGDERLHDSSSPSSLPPSITLASPPAPASPSSPPAAHPSSSPVATSPSGLKPRLRSPIGRGRSALRDPLLKQSSDSELLPSTASSSPSSPLCSSPTSGRQPRYLFQRRSKLWGGGDDRGDERRGLSPEEGGGRPAALGGQGSGSAVDLTSRSASALELSGRAGSGLDLANRLQLLNKDSHSLGEEPSPLDPGRRSPVGGARCVDRGESKSLFSSLGELHTISQRGYGASYTVRPGSRYPVTRRSPSPSPSPSDRSIGLTSSSTPCSERPDLSSGRALTILKSSSLSLPSEPKEVRFVMRSASARTRSRSPSPSPHASPCPSPVLSGPLLALRPWRQRPLNLWNKYDVGDWLESVGLAEHRQRFQEHEIEGSHLPALTKEDYVELGVTRLGHRINIERALRQLLDGST, from the exons ATGCCTCTGAGTCCGGCTGCTGACACCAAACATGATCGCCCGCGGCAACAGGCGGTTACTAACGGCAACCCGACAGGCTCTGCTGTTGCCAGGGACGACGACGCGGATGACACGTCCCCTGGAAACAGCATTGTCGTCCGCATTGGCATCCCGGACCTGCAGCAGacg AAGTGTTTGCGGTTGGACCCAGAGTTACCAGTTTGGACCAGTAAGCAGAGGGTTCTGGTGACGTTGACTCAGTCTCTGTCGGATGTTTTGAACTATGGTCTCTTCCAGCCGGCGTTCAACGGCCGAGCCGGAAAGTTTCTGGACGAGGAGCGGCTGCTGAAGGAGTACCCTCTGCCCCCCATCACCCCCATCCCCTACCTGGAG TTTCGTTATAAGAGGAGAATTTACACACAGAGCTACGTGGACGATAAACAGCTGGCCAAGTTACACaccaag GCCAATCTGAAGCGTTTCATGGAACATGTTCATCAGAAGAACGTGGAGAAAGTTTCCAAATGGCTGGAAAAAGGCCTGGACCCAAACTTCCACGACTCCGACACGGGGG AGTGTCCTCTGACGCTGGCcgtgcagctggaggagagttGCGAGCTGATTAAAGTCCTTCGCAGTGGTGGAGCTCATCTGGACTTCAGGACCAGGGACGGGATCACCGCTCTGCACCGAGCCGTGCTCTGCAGGAACAGCGCCGCTCTCACT ACGCTGCTCGACCTCGGGGCGTCTCCGGACTACAAGGACAGCAGAGGTCTCACTCCGCTCTACCACTCTGCCATGGTGGGGGGCGCCCCCTACTGCTGCGAGCTGCTACTGCAGGACCATGCCACCATTG gGATGACTGATGAGAACGGGTGGCAGGAAATCCaccag GCATGTCGCTATGGTAATGTGCAGCACTTGGAGCACCTGCTGTTCTATGGCGCTGACATGAGTTCCCAGAATGCATCAGGAAACACCGCACTGCATCTCTGTGCGCTCTACAACCAG GACAGTTGTGCCCGAGTGCTGCTGTTCAGAGGAGCAAACAAGGACATCAAGAACTACAACAACCAGACTGCCTTTCAG gtggcgATCATCGCTGGGAACTTTGATTTGGCAGAAATCATTAAAATCCACAAAACCTCTGATGTTG TAGTACCCTTCAGAGAAACTCCCTCCTACACCAAACGCCGCAGAGTCGGCGTGACCAGGACGTCGGCGGGAAACGGTCTCTCGTCTCCACGTTCTCTGATTCGCTCAGCCAGTGATAACGCTCTTGAAAGCCCCGCCTCCTCTCCTGGCCCCTCCCTCCAAAGCCTGGAGACTCACCacgacacgcacacacactcgctgcGACGTCACACACGGCGACTCAG cccGAGCGGCGGAGGTCATGTCGAGACCagtccccccccctcccctcccccgaCCCCccagatgaggaagaggaggctgtaCAGCGCCGTACCGGGACGCACCTTCATCGCCACCCGCTCCCACGTCCCCCAGGGGCCTGGCGAGATCCAACTGCACCGAGGGGAGAGGGTGAAAG TTCTGTCTATAGGTGAGGGGGGATTCTGGGAAGGCAGCGTTAAAGGGAGAACTGGTTGGTTTCCTGCTGACTGTGTTGAAGAAGTTCAGATGAGACAATACGACCCCAGACTGG agACGAGGGAGGACCGCACCAAGAGACTGTTCAGACATTATACTGTAGGATCCTACGACAACTATACCTCCTACAG TGACTACGTGATCGAGGAGAAGGCGGCTGTGctacagaagagagagagcgagggattCGGCTTCGTCCTCAGAGGAGCTAAAG CTGAGACGCCGATCGAGGAGTTCGCCCCGACGCCAGCGTTTCCTGCTCTTCAGTACCTGGAGTCAGTCGACCAGGGGGGCGTGGCTTGGAGGGCGGGGCTACGGACTGGAGACTTTCTCATCGAG gtgaacgGTACAGACGTGGTGAAGGTGGGTCACCGTCAGGTCGTCTCTCTGATCCGACAGGGAGGAAGTCGCCTGCTGATGAaagttgtgtctgtgtccaggAAATCAGAATCCAACGTCATCAGGAAGAAAG CTCCACCCCCTCCAAAACGAGCCCCCAGCACCTCGCTAACGCTCCGATCCAAGTCTATGACCGCTGACCTGGAGGACatag AGAAACTGGATGAGATGTTGGCCAGCAGTCAGCAGGAAGTCGTTCTGAGGGCACGACCTGCGGACGACTTCAGAGCGGCAACGGTCAAACAGCGGCCGACCAGCCGACGGATCACACAGGCCGAGATTAAT tctctGTTTGAGCGTCAGGGTCTGGTTCCCCCCACAGCCCCAGAGAAGAGCACCATGGCTTTACCCAGAGGAATGTCCAGAACCAAGAGCTTCG GCACACCCGAGGACGACAGGATCTCAGCCCTGATCAATGAGAGTCGGTTTCCGCGGAGCTCCTCGCTGACGGACAGcttcatccctcctcctcctcagacagctcctcctcctcctcccgcggcctcctccacctccccactCTTCCTCCTCGACTCTGGAcctcccccctccttcctcccccctcctcccccggcCCGGGGGGAGGGGCTGACCCGCTCCAGCTTCAAGCCAGGGGCGGAGCCGAGGCTGCAGGAGCTCTCTGATTCTCCGTCGAGGAGCCACGCCCACGCAGAGCGTCAGAGGAAAGCGAGGTCCATGATCATCCTCCAGGACACGCCCCCGCCGCTGCAGCCTGATGCACATGCGGTTGCCACCCCGCACACGCTgcacactgccacacacaccgCCACACACACGCTTCACACCGCCACACACACCTCCACGCTCTCTCTCCACAGCACCAGCCCTGCCCTCGGCCACTCACCGCTGTCACGCCGCCGGGGTCGACCAATAGAAAACCCTTATGCTAACGTGGGACAGCAGGCTCCACCCACCAAACCGCAGAGGAGGAAGTCACCTTTGTTGAAACAACTTCCTGTAGAGGAGCAGG GACTTGGGATCAAAGATTATGATTCATCCAAGTCAGATGGCGGAGGGCCTGGCAGCCCCAGCAGGGCGGAGTTGTACCAGCAGCAGGTTCTTTCAGAGCGCGCTCGGGTACAGGGCCGCCGGTcgtctctcttcctgtctgttgAGGGGGCGGGGTCTGAAAACCAGGTGCCGCCCCTGCTGACTCAGAGCCACTCGATGGACGACCTTGGTGAGCTTCCTCCTCCCGCCCCAGTTCTATCGCCTTCACCGACGCCTCACACCTTCCTCCACCCACTGACGGGAAAACCTCTCG aCCCGTCCTCTCCACTCGCCCTGGCTCTTGCTGCACGAGAACGAGCGCTCACTGCCAGAACACCAAGTCCCGAGCCTCGAACTAAACACGCATCTGCGTCCACCACACCCATCCCCACCCCAGCCGCAAGCCCAGAGGGCAGACATAAGCGCACCCCTATCGCCACCCCTCAGAGCAGCCCTGAGCCCCGATCCAAACGCACTACTCCACAGACGAGCCCAGAGCAGCGAACCAAGCGCACTACTCCTCAAACCAGCCCCGAGCTGAGGCATAAACGCATAACCCCGCCTCTGTTCCCTGACGGACAGGTAGAACGtccagagacagagggaggagtaACATCACCTGCTGGCCCATCTCCTGAACGTTGGAGACCCTCCCCCTTGCCACCACTGGCCAATGAGAGtcactctgctctgattgacAGGCGCAGAAGCCTTACAGTGGgcagctcagaggaggagggtggggctTACACAGTGACACTCCCACCAGCATTGTTGTCATCCAGTGATGAGGAAACTAGGGAGGAGCTGCGCAGAATTGGTCTTGTGACTCCTCCCCCTGCCTTTGGCGGTCCtactgctcctcctcccccatcctCTCTTACCCTATTACCAAGGCgaggtggggagggagggggagagggcgGTCCCGACTCCCTGGGTAGACgaggagatgaggaagaagGAGGTGATGAGCGGCTCCATGACAGCTCCTCACCCAGttcactccctccctccattaCCTTGGCCtcccctccagctccagcttccccctcctccccacctGCCGCTCACCCATCTTCCTCACCTGTCGCCACCTCCCCATCAGGCCTGAAGCCTCGTCTTCGTTCACCAATCGGCCGTGGTCGTTCTGCGCTTCGGGACCCGCTGCTGAAGCAATCATCAGACAGCGAGCTTCTCCCCTCTACTGCatcctcctccccttcttcACCGCTCTGTTCCTCCCCCACCAGTGGTCGACAGCCACGCTACCTATTCCAGAGGAGGTCCAAGCTGTGGGGAGGAGGGGATGACCGCGGGGATGAACGCCGGGGCCTCAGCCCGGAGGAAGGAGGAGGCCGTCCAGCAGCCCTgggaggtcaggggtcagggtcGGCTGTGGATCTGACCAGTCGCTCGGCTTCAGCACTGGAGCTGAGTGGCAGAGCGGGTTCTGGACTGGATCTGGCCAATCGGCTACAGCTGCTCAACAAAGACAGTCATTCTCTGGGGGAGGAGCCGAGCCCTCTGGACCCAGGCCGGAGGTCACCAGTAGGAGGTGCCAG ATGTGTCGACAGAGGAGAGAGTAAATC GTTGTTCTCCAGTCTCGGTGAACTCCACACCATCTCCCAGCGAGGATATGGTGCCAGCTACACAGTCCGACCAGGAAGTCGCTACCCTGTGACCCGTCGgagcccctccccctctccttccccctctgATAGGTCGATAGggctcacctcctcctccaccccgtGTTCTGAAAGGCCAGATCTGAGCTCAGGTCGAGCTCTAACCATCCTGAAGTCCTCCAGTCTCAGTCTCCCCTCAGAACCAAAGGAGGTCCGCTTTGTGATGCGAAGTGCCAGCGCAAGAACCAGGTCCCGTTCGCCTTCACCCTCACCCCACGCCTCACCTTGCCCCTCCCCAGTACTCAGTGGCCCCCTGTTGGCCCTTCGGCCATGGAGGCAGCGGCCCCTCAACCTGTGGAATAAGTATGACGTGGGTGACTGGCTGGAGAGCGTGGGTCTAGCCGAACATCGCCAGCGCTTCCAGGAGCACGAGATCGAAGGCTCCCATCTCCCCGCCCTCACCAAAGAGGACTATGTGGAGCTGGGCGTCACCAGACTGGGACACCGGATCAACATTGAGAGGGCACTGAGACAGCTGCTGGATGGTTCCACTTGA